From the Candidatus Stygibacter australis genome, the window AGTTGGAACAGCGACTTGGGGAACTCATACCCCTTTCAACAATGCTTTTGCTTTGGGAACCTGGGGTGGAATCTTCCGTGATGACATCTTCAGCATGGGTGGAGCAATTTTACAGGGAAAATATTATTTATGGTTAACTTTCCCGCAGAACCCCGGCAATAATGTGGATAAATTCTCAGTCTTGAATACTCTGATGGGTGAAGCCGCTGTGGACTTGTGGACAGGGGTTCCTCAGACAATTAGTGCTATATATGATGAAGTAATCCCTGAAGGCGCTAATTATTATCAGGTAGCCGTATTGGACTCAATTGGTAATCCGGCAGAAGGTGCCTGGGTGACCTTGACATCAGAAGATTTGGAATTTAAAGCAACCGAGTTCTGCAATACCAGTGGAACAGTGCTGCTTGATTTGGAAGGTGCAGCCAATGGGGATTATACTTTAGTAGTAACCAAGCATGATCATATTCCAATTATTGAAGATGTATCAATTGAGCAAGTGGATTATTTTGTTGATATCAGTGAAGTAAGTTATGATGATGCAGCCGGAAACGGTAATGGCATGGTAAATCCTGATGAATCGATAGATATCATGCTCACTTTGGAAAACACTGGAAATATGGCATTAAGTGGCGTTACAGCCAGTGTGGAATGCAATAATGACCAGATAACCATAATTGGTGATGAAATCAGTTTTGGTGATATTGCAGCCGGCGGAACAGCCAGTTCTACCACAGGTTTTGAGATAGAGACAGCCGCAACTATTCAAGGTGGCGTGGATGTAAGAATGGATATCACAATCACAGATAGTGATGATAATGAATGGGATACCTGGCTGATAGTTCCAATCGAAGCACCCAGTCTTTATGCCAGTGCTTATACAATAGCCGGAAATGGCATAATTGATCCAGGTGAGACAGAAGACATCTATTTCACGTTGACCAATAATGGTAATATGACAGCCAGTAATGTAGATGGTCTGCTTAGTTGCAATAATCAACGCATTACTATTACGGATGATACTGGCAATTTTGGCAATATATCAGGTGGCGGCAGTGGAAATAATTCTACGAACCGGTTTACGATAACTGCCAGCAATGCAATTTTGCCAGGGACTTATATTCCATTTATTATTCATCTCACTAATGCCGATGGATATGATGGATTTGTGACCATGAATGTTCCGATTGGTGAAGCAGATGAAACTGATCCTTTTGGACCGGATGAATATGGTTACTGGTGTTATGATGATGGCGATGTGGATTATGATAAATGCCCTGATTATGACTGGGTGGAAATAGATCCTAACTTTGATGGAGATGGAGAAGCTTTTGACTGGGTAAATGATGTTGACACAGGTCATGGTGCTGGCGAGGGAATATATTCTAATCTGGAACTTCCCGATGATTTCTCATTTACATTTTACGGTGAAGAATATGATGAAATCACGGTTTGTACTAATGGCTGGATTGCTCCCGGCTACCACGAAACCGGAAACTTTATGAACTATCAGATACCAGGACCACAGGGACCAAGCCCGATGATCGCTATTTTCTGGGATGATCTGGCAGCTTATGATAATGAATTATTCTGGTATTATGATGATGACCTGCATTATCTGGTAATAGAATGGTCTGACATTGTTAATGGAGATACAGGTTCAAGTGATACATTTGAAATTATCCTTTATGATCCAATCTTTTATCCCACCACTACAGGTGACAGCGAGATAAAATTTCAGTATCTGGAAGTGAATAATGATAATGTTGGACAGTATCCCAGTAATCATGGTCAGTATGCCACAGTAGGTCTGGAAAATGAAGATTCTATGATTGGCTTGCAATATACTTTTAATAATACTTATCCTGAGGCTTGTAAGACTTTGCAGGATGAGATGGCAATCCTTTTTACTCCTCCTCCAATCCCACCAGATGGACCTTTCCTGAGCGTTAATAATTACTATGTATATTCAGGGGATGATGTCTTTATCGAAGCAGGAGAAACTGCTGTGCTTTCCATGGTACTGGAGAATATGGGTGGAGATTCTGCCAGTAATATTAATGTAGAAATTTCTATAAATGATCCCTATGTGACTGTGATAGAAAATAGTGGCAGTTATGGCATGATAGCACCTAATGGTTTTGGAACCCTGGAAGATGAATTTACTTTTGAAGTATCAGCCAGTGTTCCAGATTTCTATGTATTCTATTTAGAAGCGATAATAAGCTGTGATGAAGACAGTTGGAACTGGATGCTTCCATTCACAGCGTATCTGCCTAATACCTTTGATGTAGATCAGGACAGCATTCATTTTGAGATGATACCGCTATCAACAGACAGTGAAACCTTTACCCTGAGCAATATTGGTGACCTGCCGGTTAATTTTTATGTGCGAACAGATGAGACAACACCTATGCAGCGTGATGTAACTGGTTCTGTGATCACCTGTGACACAGATTCCTTTACACCAGGTGAAGAAGTAACCTGGACATTTAACGTATATAATGCAGCTTCAGATAATGAATGGGTTTCTGATGTATGGCTGGATTTCCCGCTGGGAGTAACTGTGCTGGATGCCAGTGATGTGGTTGGCGGTTCCGGTGGTGATATGATCTGGGATAATACTACTGGTGCCGGACAGCGAGTAAACTGGCACGGTTTGACAGGTAATGACTGGGGAGTTCTTCACAATGGTGAAATAGGCGTATGGGAAGTAGATGTGCTGCTCAGCACAGAATTTGCCGGTGATATGTCATTTGGCTGGGAAGTTGGCGGAGATGGATATGGAGAAGAGCCTCATAACGTAACTGGCGAAATCTATATGCTGTATCCTTTGAGATGGATAAATCTGGATACTTCATCAGGCACATTAGAAGATGGTGATAATCAGGAAATAATCATTAATTTTGATACTAATGATGTGGAAATTGGTACTCATTCCTGCGATATCGTGATCACCTGTGATAGCTGGGATACCAAAATAGTGAACGTAGTATTAGAAGTGGCTGCTGATGAAACTGAAGTGGAAGAACTGCCAGAAGCAGTTACGCTGAATGGCAATTATCCTAATCCCTTCAATCCCGAAACAGAGATCATGTTCCAATTGCCGGATAATACTGATATCAGCCTTTCAGTTTATAACCTGAAAGGACAGCTTGTGAGAACACTGGTGGACAGTTATCTGCCGGGTGGATCACATTCAATTATCTGGGATGGAAAGGCTAATAATGGCGAAATGGTGGGTAGTGGAGTTTATTTCTATAAACTGACTGCTGGAGAAACCAGTGAAACCAGAAAAATGATCTTACTAAAATAAACTGAATAACTTTTGATATAAAAATCCCCGTTTTCTTTAACGGGGATTTTTTTGTCATATTTTCATTATATTGTCAGTAGTAAACAGCTCCTCTGATGCAAATCTGTATTAGGCATATTATCTGGGAATATTTGTCTGGTTGACAGGATTTATATTTTAAGTTACAGGTGATAAACAATTAAAAGCATTTATCAGTAATCCTGCCAATAGTAAAACAACCAGAAAGTGGAGTATAAAGATTAAAAATGTCTTGACTAAGAAAGGGACATTTTCTGCCTTAATTATAGAAATATATAGTAGGAGTCTTATGAAACAAAGGAAATTCTTAGACCTTTACTGGGAGGGGTTTTCAATAGGATTATACCTGCGAACTAGTAACTTATTATCAACCTTATCGATAATAAAAATAAGAAATCATATAAGTTTAAATATGCTAACAAGAAAAAAAAAATCATCTTAATAAGGAAGTTAAAATGAAAAAAAGTTTGTTTTTAATTTTTTTACTGATGTCATTCACATTATTGATGGCAGAATGGGTAGAAATCCAGGGCAATCAGGCAACAG encodes:
- a CDS encoding C25 family cysteine peptidase, which gives rise to MKKKLFLIFLLMAFTVLTAAWVEIQSNQSTELYTCDQQSRSAASIEFNLDGYEVETKTYDGIDYTYITYPESSDLLETGYPDVPVFTRALIIPDQGTPELRIVSFEKTVINDVIIYPEEEMHHDGEGNVDRFAINEEFYGSRGVFPETIAWAGEPAIMRDYRLVPITFCPFQYNAGDRSLTIYSNLVVEVETKGRGGINAKTRSGKISRSFEGMYKANTLNYDQVAIRDDYQVPTLLYICNDNDDVLENLDYLVEWRIQKGYQVTVATTTQTGTTTNSIKNYIQNAYDNWDTPPDYVTIIGDSGGTFSIPTWYSSGGEGDHAYSQLEGNDILGDLILGRITFSTIGTFQVQLNKILHYEQDPYMGDTSWYSRALLTGDPAHSGYSTITACQATKELMLDYPGNFWGDDNFVEVYAPNFASQMNNAINLGVSYFGYRGYLYMSGWDPGNTTNGYMMPFAVIPTCGSNDWDNGLGTAEQFAQMGSLTLPSGGIGAVGTATWGTHTPFNNAFALGTWGGIFRDDIFSMGGAILQGKYYLWLTFPQNPGNNVDKFSVLNTLMGEAAVDLWTGVPQTISAIYDEVIPEGANYYQVAVLDSIGNPAEGAWVTLTSEDLEFKATEFCNTSGTVLLDLEGAANGDYTLVVTKHDHIPIIEDVSIEQVDYFVDISEVSYDDAAGNGNGMVNPDESIDIMLTLENTGNMALSGVTASVECNNDQITIIGDEISFGDIAAGGTASSTTGFEIETAATIQGGVDVRMDITITDSDDNEWDTWLIVPIEAPSLYASAYTIAGNGIIDPGETEDIYFTLTNNGNMTASNVDGLLSCNNQRITITDDTGNFGNISGGGSGNNSTNRFTITASNAILPGTYIPFIIHLTNADGYDGFVTMNVPIGEADETDPFGPDEYGYWCYDDGDVDYDKCPDYDWVEIDPNFDGDGEAFDWVNDVDTGHGAGEGIYSNLELPDDFSFTFYGEEYDEITVCTNGWIAPGYHETGNFMNYQIPGPQGPSPMIAIFWDDLAAYDNELFWYYDDDLHYLVIEWSDIVNGDTGSSDTFEIILYDPIFYPTTTGDSEIKFQYLEVNNDNVGQYPSNHGQYATVGLENEDSMIGLQYTFNNTYPEACKTLQDEMAILFTPPPIPPDGPFLSVNNYYVYSGDDVFIEAGETAVLSMVLENMGGDSASNINVEISINDPYVTVIENSGSYGMIAPNGFGTLEDEFTFEVSASVPDFYVFYLEAIISCDEDSWNWMLPFTAYLPNTFDVDQDSIHFEMIPLSTDSETFTLSNIGDLPVNFYVRTDETTPMQRDVTGSVITCDTDSFTPGEEVTWTFNVYNAASDNEWVSDVWLDFPLGVTVLDASDVVGGSGGDMIWDNTTGAGQRVNWHGLTGNDWGVLHNGEIGVWEVDVLLSTEFAGDMSFGWEVGGDGYGEEPHNVTGEIYMLYPLRWINLDTSSGTLEDGDNQEIIINFDTNDVEIGTHSCDIVITCDSWDTKIVNVVLEVAADETEVEELPEAVTLNGNYPNPFNPETEIMFQLPDNTDISLSVYNLKGQLVRTLVDSYLPGGSHSIIWDGKANNGEMVGSGVYFYKLTAGETSETRKMILLK